In Primulina eburnea isolate SZY01 chromosome 3, ASM2296580v1, whole genome shotgun sequence, one DNA window encodes the following:
- the LOC140825472 gene encoding PHD finger protein ALFIN-LIKE 4-like has product MDGSSLNDLRTVEEVFNDLKGRRNALIKALTTDFAEFYKQCDPEKENLCLYGFPNGQWEVNLPAEEVPPELPEPALGINFARDGMQEKDWLALVAVHSDAWLLSVAFYFGARFGFDRADRKRLFNMINDLPTIFEDVNGAAQKQAKDKSSVSNHSGSKFKSNSKAGQISKAQVKDEDEGFDEEDDDEHGETLCGACGENYSSDQFWILCDLCERWFHGKCVKITPAKAEHIKRYKCPSCSNKRPHP; this is encoded by the exons ATGGATGGAAGTTCTCTCAATGATCTGCGCACGGTGGAAGAAGTTTTCAATGATCTAAAGGGAAGGCGCAATGCCTTGATTAAAGCTCTCACCACTG ACTTTGCAGAATTCTATAAACAGTGCGATCCCG aaaaggaAAATCTTTGCCTTTATGGATTTCCTAATGGGCAGTGGGAAGTTAATTTACCTGCTGAGGAGGTTCCACCCGAGCTTCCGGAGCCTGCTTTAGGCATTAACTTTGCCCGAGACGGGATGCAAGAAAAAGATTGGTTGGCCCTTGTCGCTGTACACAGTGACGCATGGCTACTTTCTGTTGCCTTCTATTTTGGTGCTAGATTTGGATTTGATAGAGCTGACAG GAAACGCCTGTTCAATATGATAAATGATCTCCCAACAATATTTGAAGATGTGAATGGAGCTGCACAGAAGCAAGCAAAGGACAAATCATCCGTTTCAAATCACAGTGGCAGTAAATTTAAGTCAAACTCCAAAGCG GGCCAGATCTCCAAAGCCCAAGTTAAGGATGAGGATGAGGGATTTGATGAAGAAGACGATGATGAACATGGTGAAACCTTGTGTGGAGCATGTGGCGAAAACTATTCCTCAGACCAATTTTGGATCTTATGTGATCTATGTGAGAGATGGTTCCATGGAAAGTGTGTTAAGATCACTCCTGCGAAGGCTGAGCACATCAAGCGGTACAAATGCCCGTCGTGCAGCAACAAGAGACCACACCCTTAG
- the LOC140825471 gene encoding alpha/beta hydrolase domain-containing protein WAV2-like isoform X1 — protein MVSYVNAFLYGMGGIVVAGMALLVAFQEKLVYVPVLPGLTKSYPITPARLRLIYEDVWLTSSDGVRLHSWFIKLLPDCRGPTILFFQENAGNIAHRLEMVRIMLQRLQCNVFMLSYRGYGASDGFPSQHGITMDAQAALDHLSQRTDIDTSRIVVFGRSLGGAVGAVLTKNNPDKVAALILENTFTSILDMAGVLLPFLKWFIGKSSSKVPGVLNFLIRSPWSTIDVINEIRQPILFLSGLQDEMVPPLHMQLLYAKAAARNQQCLFVEFPTGMHMDTWLSGGDHYWRTIQEFLEKSVPDKKIDGSSESVTKSYL, from the exons ATGGTGTCGTACGTGAACGCTTTTCTGTACGGGATGGGCGGAATAGTTGTGGCGGGAATGGCATTACTGGTGGCATTTCAGGAAAAGCTCGTATACGTGCCGGTGTTGCCTGGTCTCACTAAATCTTACCCCATCACCCCCGCACGCCTGCGCCTAATTTATGAGGACGTTTGGCTAACCTCTTCCGATGGCGTTCGCCTCCATTCCTGGTTTATCAAGCTCTTACCCGATTGCAGAG GTCCAACGATTCTCTTCTTCCAAGAAAATGCTGGAA ACATTGCTCATCGTCTTGAAATGGTTCGAATTATGTTGCAAAGACTCCAATGCAACGTCTTCATGCTTTCCTATAGAGG TTATGGTGCTAGTGACGGATTTCCTTCACAACATGGTATTACAATGGATGCCCAG GCTGCACTGGATCATCTGAGTCAGAGGACAGATATCGACACGTCCAGAATTGTAGTTTTTGGGAGGTCACTTGGGGGAGCTGTTGGAGCAGTGCTTACGAAAAACAACCCAGACAAG GTGGCTGCATTAATATTGGAAAACACTTTCACATCTATCCTGGACATGGCTGGAGTTCTACTACCCTTCCTGAAGTGGTTTATTGGAAAAAGTAGCTCAAAAGTTCCCGGggttttgaattttcttattcGTTCTCCATGGAGTACCATTGATGTTATAAATGAG ATCAGACAACCAATCCTTTTCCTCTCTGGATTACAAGACGAAATGGTACCCCCCTTGCACATGCAATTGTTATATGCTAAGGCTGCTGCACGCAACCAACAGTGTTTATTTGTGGAGTTTCCTACGGGAATGCATATGGATACATGGTTGTCTGGTGGTGATCACTATTGGAGAACAATTCAGGAGTTCTTGGAGAAAAGTGTTCCAGATAAGAAGATTGACGGCTCCTCTGAAAGTG TAACCAAGAGCTATCTGTGA
- the LOC140825471 gene encoding alpha/beta hydrolase domain-containing protein WAV2-like isoform X2, translated as MVSYVNAFLYGMGGIVVAGMALLVAFQEKLVYVPVLPGLTKSYPITPARLRLIYEDVWLTSSDGVRLHSWFIKLLPDCRGPTILFFQENAGNIAHRLEMVRIMLQRLQCNVFMLSYRGYGASDGFPSQHGITMDAQAALDHLSQRTDIDTSRIVVFGRSLGGAVGAVLTKNNPDKVAALILENTFTSILDMAGVLLPFLKWFIGKSSSKVPGVLNFLIRSPWSTIDVINEIRQPILFLSGLQDEMVPPLHMQLLYAKAAARNQQCLFVEFPTGMHMDTWLSGGDHYWRTIQEFLEKSVPDKKIDGSSESDFDAH; from the exons ATGGTGTCGTACGTGAACGCTTTTCTGTACGGGATGGGCGGAATAGTTGTGGCGGGAATGGCATTACTGGTGGCATTTCAGGAAAAGCTCGTATACGTGCCGGTGTTGCCTGGTCTCACTAAATCTTACCCCATCACCCCCGCACGCCTGCGCCTAATTTATGAGGACGTTTGGCTAACCTCTTCCGATGGCGTTCGCCTCCATTCCTGGTTTATCAAGCTCTTACCCGATTGCAGAG GTCCAACGATTCTCTTCTTCCAAGAAAATGCTGGAA ACATTGCTCATCGTCTTGAAATGGTTCGAATTATGTTGCAAAGACTCCAATGCAACGTCTTCATGCTTTCCTATAGAGG TTATGGTGCTAGTGACGGATTTCCTTCACAACATGGTATTACAATGGATGCCCAG GCTGCACTGGATCATCTGAGTCAGAGGACAGATATCGACACGTCCAGAATTGTAGTTTTTGGGAGGTCACTTGGGGGAGCTGTTGGAGCAGTGCTTACGAAAAACAACCCAGACAAG GTGGCTGCATTAATATTGGAAAACACTTTCACATCTATCCTGGACATGGCTGGAGTTCTACTACCCTTCCTGAAGTGGTTTATTGGAAAAAGTAGCTCAAAAGTTCCCGGggttttgaattttcttattcGTTCTCCATGGAGTACCATTGATGTTATAAATGAG ATCAGACAACCAATCCTTTTCCTCTCTGGATTACAAGACGAAATGGTACCCCCCTTGCACATGCAATTGTTATATGCTAAGGCTGCTGCACGCAACCAACAGTGTTTATTTGTGGAGTTTCCTACGGGAATGCATATGGATACATGGTTGTCTGGTGGTGATCACTATTGGAGAACAATTCAGGAGTTCTTGGAGAAAAGTGTTCCAGATAAGAAGATTGACGGCTCCTCTGAAAGTG ATTTTGATGCGCATTGA